Proteins from a single region of Sphingomonas sp.:
- a CDS encoding 3'(2'),5'-bisphosphate nucleotidase CysQ has product MIRVDPQLGQQIADIAAEAGRLAIDRWHTGFKRWDKTPGVPVCDVDLEVDALLRRRLNALLPDAGWLSEETVDNADRLGSRRLWVVDPIDGTRDYVRMRPGWAVSIALIEDGQPLIGVLDAPAREEKWIARAGQGAWLNGKRLTAGNRTQLAGARVPADQLPQVDNDLEMVAKPNSIALRIAMVAANEADLLASIRWGHEWDIAAAVLIATEAGATVSDALGGPIAFNTPAAEAFGVLATAPGIHAAAVERLAERASAAVRR; this is encoded by the coding sequence ATGATCCGCGTAGACCCCCAACTCGGCCAGCAGATCGCGGACATCGCCGCCGAAGCGGGCCGCCTTGCGATCGATCGCTGGCACACCGGCTTCAAGCGCTGGGACAAGACTCCCGGCGTGCCCGTCTGCGACGTCGATCTCGAAGTCGATGCGCTCCTGCGCCGGCGTCTCAACGCGCTGCTCCCCGATGCCGGCTGGCTGTCCGAGGAGACCGTGGACAATGCCGATCGCCTGGGCAGCCGCCGGCTGTGGGTGGTCGATCCGATCGACGGCACCCGCGATTATGTCCGCATGCGCCCGGGCTGGGCCGTGTCGATCGCACTGATCGAAGACGGCCAGCCACTGATCGGCGTGCTCGATGCCCCTGCCCGCGAAGAGAAATGGATCGCCAGGGCGGGCCAGGGCGCATGGCTGAACGGCAAGCGCCTGACGGCCGGCAACCGCACGCAACTAGCCGGAGCCCGCGTCCCCGCCGATCAGCTCCCGCAGGTCGACAATGACCTCGAAATGGTCGCCAAGCCCAATTCGATCGCGCTGCGCATCGCCATGGTCGCCGCGAACGAAGCCGATCTCCTCGCCTCGATCCGCTGGGGCCATGAATGGGACATCGCCGCCGCCGTGCTGATCGCCACCGAAGCCGGCGCCACCGTCAGCGACGCGCTGGGCGGCCCGATCGCCTTCAACACCCCCGCAGCCGAAGCCTTTGGCGTCCTCGCCACCGCGCCCGGCATCCACGCCGCCGCGGTAGAACGGCTGGCGGAGCGCGCTAGCGCGGCGGTGCGGCGATAG
- a CDS encoding metallopeptidase TldD-related protein, with translation MLTTEQACDRAADIVARAKAAGADAADAVFAADRMLSVSVRMGALEDVERSESEELGLRVFAGRRSASVSTSDLSGAALDTLVERALAMAREAPEDEWAGLAPAERLLRGSPPLLDLDDGASDSPEALKARALATEDAARAVSGVTNSEGGSASLSRAVMAIATSHGFAAGYAQTSHGLSASVLAGTGSGMERDYAHHSARHAATLDAPEAIGRLAGERAVARLNPQKIASGAMPVVFDRRVSSGMLGHLLGAIAGSAITRKTSFLLDALGTQVFARGVTIRDDPHRPRGLRSRPFDGEGLPVQPLKLVDDGMLETWLLDSASARQLGLEPTGHASRGIGGAPGVAPSNLFMQAGHIPPETLIAEIDYGVLVTELIGQGVNGITGDYSRGAAGFLIEKGEITRPVSEITIASNLKDMFRALTPANDLEFRYGINAPTLRIDGMTIAGD, from the coding sequence ATGCTGACCACCGAACAAGCCTGCGACCGCGCCGCCGATATCGTCGCGCGCGCCAAAGCCGCAGGTGCCGACGCCGCCGACGCCGTCTTCGCCGCCGATCGCATGCTTTCGGTCTCGGTCCGGATGGGCGCGCTCGAAGATGTCGAGCGCTCGGAAAGCGAGGAATTGGGCCTGCGCGTCTTCGCCGGACGTCGCTCGGCCAGCGTCTCGACCTCGGATCTCAGCGGCGCGGCGCTCGATACGCTCGTCGAACGCGCGCTGGCGATGGCGCGCGAGGCGCCCGAGGACGAATGGGCCGGCCTCGCCCCCGCCGAGCGCCTGCTCCGCGGCAGCCCGCCCCTCCTCGACCTCGACGACGGCGCAAGTGATTCGCCCGAAGCGCTCAAGGCCCGCGCCCTCGCCACCGAGGACGCCGCCCGCGCCGTGTCCGGCGTCACCAACAGCGAGGGCGGCAGCGCCAGCCTGTCGCGCGCGGTAATGGCCATCGCCACCAGCCACGGTTTCGCCGCCGGCTATGCCCAGACCAGCCACGGGCTCTCGGCCAGCGTGCTTGCCGGCACCGGCAGCGGTATGGAGCGCGATTATGCGCACCACAGCGCCCGCCATGCCGCCACGCTCGACGCACCCGAAGCGATCGGCCGCCTCGCCGGCGAACGCGCCGTCGCCCGGCTCAATCCGCAGAAGATCGCCAGCGGCGCGATGCCGGTGGTGTTCGATCGCCGCGTCTCTTCGGGCATGCTCGGCCATCTGCTCGGCGCGATCGCCGGCTCGGCGATCACCCGCAAGACCAGCTTCCTGCTAGACGCGCTCGGCACGCAGGTTTTCGCCAGGGGCGTGACGATCCGCGACGATCCCCACCGTCCGCGCGGGCTGCGCTCGCGACCCTTTGACGGCGAGGGGCTGCCGGTGCAGCCGCTCAAGCTCGTCGATGACGGCATGTTGGAGACGTGGCTGCTCGACAGCGCCTCGGCGCGCCAGCTCGGGCTCGAGCCGACCGGCCACGCCTCGCGCGGGATCGGCGGCGCGCCCGGCGTCGCCCCGAGCAACCTATTCATGCAGGCCGGACACATCCCGCCCGAGACGTTGATAGCCGAGATCGACTATGGCGTGCTCGTCACCGAACTGATCGGCCAGGGCGTCAACGGCATCACCGGCGATTACAGCCGCGGCGCGGCCGGCTTTCTGATCGAGAAGGGCGAGATCACCCGCCCCGTCTCCGAAATCACCATCGCCTCTAACCTGAAGGATATGTTCCGCGCGCTTACCCCCGCCAACGATCTTGAGTTTCGCTACGGGATCAACGCCCCGACGCTCCGCATCGACGGGATGACGATCGCCGGTGACTAG
- the ubiA gene encoding 4-hydroxybenzoate octaprenyltransferase — protein sequence MTDPAPVAASDVPDSEHRGMIDLLPAAARPYALLARFDRPIGWWLLFWPGAWALALSGNAVARWDLILWFLLGSIAMRGAGCVYNDIVDRDLDRQVARTRGRPLVSGAISLKSAWLWLGSLCLIGLVVLLQLNPKAAAIAVASLALVAAYPFMKRITWWPQAWLGMVFSWATLVAWAEAADMPWIPGLLLYAGSVCWVIGYDTIYALQDVEDDALVGVRSSARALGGKVKPGVALFYALALALWSAAVWRMRPDPLALATLIPIGFHLLWQAVTLAPANGVNALERFRSNRNAGLLMFAACLVVGQTL from the coding sequence ATGACCGATCCCGCCCCTGTTGCCGCGAGCGACGTTCCCGATAGCGAGCATCGCGGCATGATCGACCTGCTGCCCGCCGCCGCCCGCCCTTACGCCTTGCTCGCCCGCTTCGATCGGCCGATCGGCTGGTGGCTATTGTTCTGGCCCGGCGCCTGGGCGCTGGCGCTGTCGGGCAACGCGGTGGCGCGCTGGGATCTCATCCTGTGGTTCCTGCTGGGCAGCATCGCCATGCGCGGCGCCGGCTGCGTTTATAACGATATCGTCGATCGCGACCTCGACAGGCAGGTCGCCCGTACCCGAGGCCGCCCGCTCGTCAGCGGCGCGATCAGCCTCAAATCTGCGTGGCTCTGGCTGGGATCGCTATGCCTGATCGGCCTGGTCGTCCTGCTGCAACTCAACCCAAAAGCCGCCGCCATCGCAGTCGCCAGCCTGGCTCTGGTCGCCGCCTATCCCTTCATGAAACGCATCACCTGGTGGCCGCAGGCATGGCTCGGCATGGTCTTCTCCTGGGCGACGCTGGTCGCATGGGCCGAAGCCGCGGATATGCCGTGGATCCCCGGCCTGCTCCTCTATGCGGGCAGCGTATGCTGGGTGATCGGCTACGACACGATCTACGCGCTACAGGACGTCGAGGACGATGCCCTGGTCGGCGTCCGCTCTTCGGCGCGCGCGCTGGGAGGAAAGGTAAAGCCTGGCGTCGCGCTGTTCTACGCGCTCGCGCTCGCCTTGTGGTCCGCCGCGGTCTGGCGGATGCGCCCCGACCCGCTGGCGCTGGCCACGCTGATCCCAATTGGATTCCATTTGCTCTGGCAGGCCGTCACCCTCGCCCCCGCCAACGGCGTCAATGCACTCGAACGCTTCCGCAGCAACCGCAATGCCGGTCTGCTGATGTTCGCCGCCTGCTTGGTCGTCGGGCAGACGCTTTGA
- a CDS encoding DUF2147 domain-containing protein has translation MPLLIGAAAPPAAPGIRGEWRNTNNTVHMRLQPCGAALCGTVTWAAAQQRADARKGSGKELVGSTILHDLKADGDATWRGKVFIPDINTNASGTVVQVSDILIRVSGCTMLGLLCKTQHWHRIG, from the coding sequence GTGCCGCTCCTGATCGGGGCCGCTGCGCCGCCTGCCGCCCCTGGCATTCGGGGCGAATGGCGCAACACCAACAACACCGTGCATATGCGCCTCCAGCCCTGTGGCGCGGCGCTGTGCGGCACCGTAACCTGGGCGGCCGCCCAGCAACGTGCCGACGCCCGCAAGGGCAGCGGCAAGGAACTGGTCGGCAGCACGATATTGCACGATCTGAAGGCCGATGGCGACGCCACGTGGCGCGGCAAGGTGTTCATTCCCGATATCAACACCAATGCATCGGGCACGGTCGTGCAGGTCAGCGATATCCTGATCCGCGTATCGGGTTGCACGATGCTGGGCCTGCTCTGCAAGACGCAGCACTGGCATCGCATCGGCTAA
- a CDS encoding EF-hand domain-containing protein, with the protein MAIAGAAIGSASAQDAKLHERLFVSPMGEPFRSGRDGPAPQDVWFDGADTNHDGALTLEEMIADGARFFAILDVRGDGEIDPDDMERYETVLLPEVRGGGPDLSKRRTYLKGDGSGLHDDNGAGSPRDRTVTTAGKKGAARFGYLDYPQPVIVADRNFNRGVDPREWAKAAELRFNALDTNGDGKILKSELPDLPQGRGW; encoded by the coding sequence ATGGCAATCGCGGGCGCGGCGATCGGTAGCGCTTCGGCTCAGGACGCCAAGTTGCACGAGCGGCTGTTCGTCAGCCCGATGGGTGAACCGTTCCGCAGCGGCCGTGATGGGCCGGCGCCGCAGGATGTGTGGTTCGACGGCGCCGATACCAATCATGACGGCGCCCTGACTCTGGAGGAAATGATCGCCGATGGCGCGCGCTTCTTCGCGATCCTCGATGTGCGTGGCGATGGCGAGATCGATCCAGACGATATGGAGCGCTACGAGACGGTCTTGCTTCCCGAGGTGCGCGGCGGCGGCCCGGACCTGAGCAAGCGCCGGACCTACTTGAAAGGCGATGGCAGCGGCCTGCATGACGATAACGGTGCCGGCAGTCCGCGCGACCGCACGGTCACCACCGCAGGCAAGAAGGGGGCGGCACGCTTCGGCTATCTCGATTATCCGCAGCCCGTTATCGTCGCCGACCGCAACTTCAACCGTGGCGTCGATCCGCGCGAATGGGCCAAGGCGGCCGAACTCCGCTTCAACGCACTCGACACCAATGGCGACGGCAAGATCCTGAAGAGCGAACTGCCCGATTTGCCGCAAGGGCGCGGCTGGTAA
- a CDS encoding 16S rRNA (uracil(1498)-N(3))-methyltransferase produces MAATPAWPPQSTPRLFVEGELAVGPLRIDGPQAHYLVQVMRVKAGDPVKMFDDKTGEWLGVAASVGKRDLTLDVTAMLRPREAVPDLWLVFAPIKKGPVDWLVEKASELGADRLVPVITRRTVVDRLNLDRLRANMIEAAEQCGRTALPGIIEPVKLTALLRDWPKDRTIFFADETGGEPAAEAMRARPGPAAILIGPEGGFDPEERDAIRARPQAVGITLGPRILRAETAAAAAVSLWMAAAGDW; encoded by the coding sequence ATGGCCGCAACGCCCGCCTGGCCGCCGCAATCGACGCCGCGGCTGTTCGTCGAGGGCGAGCTTGCGGTTGGGCCGCTGCGGATCGATGGGCCACAGGCGCATTACCTGGTGCAGGTGATGCGGGTGAAAGCGGGCGATCCGGTCAAAATGTTCGACGACAAGACCGGCGAGTGGCTGGGCGTGGCGGCGAGCGTCGGCAAGCGGGACCTCACGCTCGATGTCACCGCGATGCTGCGCCCGCGCGAAGCGGTGCCCGATCTGTGGCTGGTGTTCGCGCCGATCAAGAAGGGGCCGGTCGACTGGCTGGTCGAGAAGGCGTCCGAGCTTGGCGCCGACCGGCTGGTCCCGGTAATTACTCGCCGCACCGTGGTCGACCGGCTCAATCTCGACCGGTTACGCGCCAATATGATCGAGGCCGCCGAGCAATGCGGACGGACGGCGTTGCCGGGCATAATCGAGCCGGTGAAGCTGACGGCGCTGCTGCGCGACTGGCCGAAGGACCGGACGATATTCTTCGCCGACGAGACCGGTGGCGAACCCGCGGCGGAGGCGATGCGGGCGCGGCCCGGGCCGGCCGCGATCCTCATCGGCCCGGAAGGCGGGTTCGATCCGGAGGAGCGCGATGCGATCCGGGCGCGTCCCCAGGCGGTCGGCATAACCCTCGGCCCGCGTATCCTGCGCGCCGAGACGGCGGCGGCGGCGGCGGTTTCCCTGTGGATGGCGGCGGCGGGGGACTGGTAG
- a CDS encoding glutamate--cysteine ligase — MSTKTVSNSNVTVIESRDQLIGYFAKGEKPAERWKIGTEHEKFVYWKTPDHRAPSYEEPGGIHALLIGLTEFGWKPVYEGENIIALSGPDGAISLEPAGQFELSGAPLDNLHETCAETGRHLEQVKAVGDRLGIGFLGLGMWPDKTRAELPIMPKGRYEIMLSHMPRVGSLGLDMMLRTCTIQVNLDYASEADMAKKFRVGLALQPLATALFANSPFLEGKPNGFLSYRSHIWSDTDPARTGMLPFVFEDGFGYERYADYALDVPMYFVYREGRYIDASGLSFRDFLEGKLSVLPGEKPTMDDWADHLSTAFPEVRLKTFLEMRGADGGRWGRICALPALWVGLLYDSQALDAAWDLVKDWDMAGRQALRDSVPKLALDAPLPGGGKLRDIAGEVLDIAAAGLNARGRLNSSGDNESGFLDPLREIVRTGKVPAQVLLDRFNGEWQGDISRVYEEAKF, encoded by the coding sequence ATGAGCACGAAGACAGTTTCAAACAGCAACGTGACCGTCATCGAGAGCCGGGACCAGCTGATCGGCTATTTCGCCAAGGGCGAGAAGCCGGCGGAGCGCTGGAAGATCGGGACCGAGCACGAGAAATTCGTCTATTGGAAGACGCCCGATCACCGTGCGCCCAGCTATGAGGAGCCCGGCGGCATCCATGCGCTGCTGATCGGGCTGACAGAGTTCGGCTGGAAGCCGGTCTATGAAGGCGAGAATATCATCGCACTGTCCGGGCCGGACGGGGCGATCAGTCTCGAGCCCGCCGGACAGTTCGAACTGTCGGGGGCGCCGCTCGACAATCTCCATGAGACCTGTGCCGAGACCGGGCGGCATCTGGAGCAGGTCAAGGCGGTGGGCGACAGGCTCGGGATCGGTTTCCTGGGGCTGGGGATGTGGCCCGACAAGACCCGCGCCGAGCTGCCGATCATGCCCAAGGGCCGCTACGAGATCATGCTGAGCCACATGCCGCGCGTCGGCTCGCTGGGTCTCGACATGATGCTGCGTACCTGCACGATCCAGGTGAACCTCGATTACGCCTCCGAAGCCGACATGGCGAAGAAGTTTCGCGTCGGGCTGGCATTGCAGCCGCTGGCGACCGCTTTGTTCGCCAACTCGCCGTTTCTGGAAGGCAAGCCAAACGGGTTCCTGTCCTATCGCAGCCATATCTGGTCGGACACCGATCCGGCGCGCACCGGGATGCTGCCGTTCGTGTTCGAGGACGGTTTCGGCTATGAGCGCTATGCCGACTATGCGCTCGATGTGCCGATGTACTTCGTCTATCGCGAGGGCAGATATATCGACGCCTCGGGCCTCAGCTTCCGCGACTTTCTGGAAGGGAAGCTATCGGTCCTGCCCGGCGAGAAGCCGACGATGGACGATTGGGCGGACCATCTCTCGACCGCCTTCCCTGAAGTGCGCCTCAAGACCTTCCTGGAGATGCGCGGCGCCGATGGCGGGCGCTGGGGACGGATTTGCGCGCTGCCGGCGCTGTGGGTCGGGCTGCTCTATGACAGCCAGGCACTCGATGCGGCGTGGGATCTGGTCAAGGACTGGGACATGGCTGGGCGCCAGGCATTGCGCGATTCGGTGCCGAAACTGGCGCTCGACGCGCCGCTGCCGGGTGGCGGCAAGCTGCGCGACATCGCCGGCGAAGTGCTCGACATCGCCGCGGCCGGGCTCAACGCGCGCGGGCGGCTCAATTCGTCGGGCGATAATGAGAGCGGTTTCCTCGATCCGCTGCGCGAGATCGTGCGCACCGGCAAGGTGCCGGCGCAGGTGCTGCTCGACCGGTTCAATGGCGAGTGGCAGGGCGATATCTCGCGAGTGTATGAAGAGGCGAAGTTCTAG
- a CDS encoding MOSC domain-containing protein encodes MNGAQVVAVARDGTHRFSKRIASSIEIVAGQGVAGDAHAGVTVKHRSRVRADPTQPNLRQVHLIHTELFEELAAKGFTVRPGDLGENIATSGIDLLGLPRGTVLHIGGAALELTGLRNPCAQIEAFQPGLLGAVLDHGPNGELIRKAGVMTVVLAGGTVRPGDAIGIELPPLPHAPLERV; translated from the coding sequence ATGAACGGGGCCCAAGTCGTCGCGGTCGCCCGCGACGGTACACATCGTTTCTCCAAGCGGATCGCATCGTCGATCGAGATCGTCGCCGGGCAGGGCGTCGCCGGTGATGCGCATGCCGGCGTGACGGTGAAGCATCGCTCACGCGTTCGCGCCGACCCGACCCAGCCCAATCTGCGTCAGGTCCACCTGATCCATACCGAGCTGTTCGAGGAGCTGGCGGCCAAGGGCTTCACCGTCCGCCCCGGCGATCTCGGCGAGAATATCGCCACCAGCGGTATCGACCTGCTTGGCTTGCCGCGCGGCACCGTGCTCCACATTGGCGGCGCCGCGCTGGAACTGACCGGTCTGCGCAATCCCTGCGCTCAGATCGAAGCCTTTCAGCCCGGCCTGCTCGGCGCCGTCCTGGACCACGGCCCGAATGGCGAGCTGATCCGTAAGGCCGGGGTCATGACGGTGGTGCTGGCGGGCGGAACGGTGCGGCCAGGCGATGCGATCGGGATCGAGCTGCCGCCGCTGCCGCACGCGCCGCTCGAGCGCGTCTAG
- a CDS encoding isoprenylcysteine carboxylmethyltransferase family protein — MYHDPALAEAAARTDPRPKSAVSAGVGFVGLAGMSAWTVFAYVYHLDGPYSALVNVAACALPMVLWSVFVDKVYRNPSTGIDWKNVRPWRDTLEISITKLTGLWLTWGGIAVIYAVFRVWSDTRFANFPFAMWCFETVAPALFALSIPYVLWLDRRMVEPRDGAWHMGAWLMGVEGADKAAIHNHLRSWAVKGFFLAFMLSIVPPGFGDFIAWNTEGLLSNPIALANYCITFMFVIDVAFATAGYILTFRPLDSHIRTANPFAAGWTAALICYPPFLLMGDGGPLDYHPGSADWTYWLAGHSWALTALGVVLVTLTGIYAWATVAFGIRFSNLTHRGILTHGPYAFSRHPAYLSKNTFWWLSTLPFLATSSWTDAIRNTAVMMCVSGVYYWRARTEEKHLSLDPAYQEYDGWMARNGLVPRFFQRIGGLFAAR, encoded by the coding sequence ATGTATCACGATCCCGCATTGGCAGAAGCAGCGGCCAGGACCGATCCGCGCCCCAAATCGGCGGTCAGCGCCGGCGTCGGCTTCGTGGGCCTCGCGGGAATGAGCGCCTGGACGGTCTTCGCATATGTCTATCATCTCGACGGACCCTATTCGGCGCTCGTCAATGTCGCGGCCTGCGCGCTGCCGATGGTGCTGTGGTCGGTCTTCGTCGACAAGGTCTATCGCAATCCCTCGACCGGGATCGACTGGAAGAATGTTCGCCCGTGGCGCGACACGCTCGAGATCTCGATCACCAAGCTGACCGGCCTGTGGCTGACCTGGGGCGGGATCGCCGTGATCTATGCGGTCTTCCGTGTCTGGTCCGACACCCGCTTCGCCAATTTCCCGTTCGCGATGTGGTGCTTCGAAACGGTAGCGCCGGCATTGTTCGCGCTGTCGATCCCCTATGTGCTTTGGCTCGATCGCCGCATGGTCGAGCCGCGCGACGGCGCCTGGCATATGGGCGCGTGGCTGATGGGCGTCGAAGGCGCCGACAAGGCCGCGATCCACAACCATCTGCGCAGCTGGGCGGTGAAGGGCTTCTTCCTCGCCTTCATGCTCTCGATCGTGCCGCCGGGCTTTGGCGATTTCATCGCGTGGAACACCGAGGGGCTGCTGTCGAACCCGATCGCGCTGGCCAATTACTGCATCACCTTCATGTTCGTGATCGATGTGGCGTTCGCGACGGCGGGCTACATCCTCACCTTCCGTCCGCTCGATTCGCATATCCGCACCGCCAATCCCTTCGCGGCCGGCTGGACCGCGGCGCTGATCTGCTACCCGCCGTTCCTGCTGATGGGCGATGGCGGTCCGCTCGATTACCATCCGGGCTCGGCCGACTGGACCTATTGGTTGGCGGGCCATTCCTGGGCGCTGACCGCGCTCGGCGTGGTGCTCGTCACGCTCACCGGCATCTATGCCTGGGCGACGGTCGCCTTCGGCATCCGCTTCTCGAACCTCACCCATCGCGGCATCCTGACCCACGGGCCCTACGCGTTCAGCCGCCACCCGGCCTATCTGTCGAAGAACACCTTCTGGTGGCTCTCGACCCTGCCCTTCCTGGCGACGAGCAGCTGGACCGACGCGATCCGCAACACCGCGGTGATGATGTGCGTCAGCGGCGTCTATTACTGGCGCGCCCGCACCGAGGAGAAGCACCTTTCGCTCGATCCGGCCTATCAGGAATATGATGGCTGGATGGCGCGCAACGGCCTCGTACCGCGCTTCTTCCAGCGCATTGGCGGATTGTTCGCCGCGCGCTAA
- a CDS encoding collagenase: MIRALSIAALLATTAPAFAQSPAGNSAPHPVPFTDTIPKPRDVAYPGTMTLDVDATNVQQGIFRVKQTIPVAKSGHMVLLYPKWIPGKHGPRGEIDKLAGLKFFANGQQLEWTRDPVDVFAFHINVPKGAKTVEAEFQFLSATKSDQGRIVMAPSMMNLQWYSLSLYPAGYYTRRIPVVAMATYPEGWSAASAVPARKEGSTYTYDKVDYEVLVDSPVFAGRYYRDINLGERVDLNVFADSPEELAATPEQIEKHRNLVTQAIKLFGAEHYDRYEFLFAISAEMGGIGVEHHRSSENGTGLGYFTKWDEQNTGRNLLAHEYTHSWVGKYRRGADQITADFRQPMRNSMLWAYEGHDQFLGYVLGARAGLMTKEDTLEVLASYAALQDTRPGRKWRSILDTTNDPIITARAPKGWLSYQRSEDYYVDGLMTWMNVDAILREKSGGTKSIDDYDRAFYGMRDGDYGDLPFTIDDIVKTLNGIVPYDWRTLFDEQINKPTEGAPLQGFEKNGYRLVYTDKPNKATPKTGLDLMYSLGLAMGPSGISQVMWDGPAFKVGIDLGDEILAVNGRGYTADRLKAAVIAAKDGKDPIRLLLKSGDHFREVSIDYHGGLRYPHLEKIGDGEAGLDKLLTPK, encoded by the coding sequence ATGATCCGTGCGCTTTCCATCGCTGCCCTGCTCGCCACCACCGCTCCGGCCTTTGCCCAGAGCCCTGCTGGCAATAGCGCGCCCCATCCGGTGCCGTTTACCGATACGATCCCGAAGCCGCGCGATGTCGCCTATCCGGGGACGATGACGCTCGACGTCGATGCCACCAACGTGCAGCAGGGCATCTTCCGCGTGAAGCAGACCATTCCGGTGGCCAAGAGCGGGCACATGGTGCTGCTCTATCCGAAATGGATTCCCGGCAAGCATGGTCCGCGCGGCGAGATCGACAAGCTGGCGGGGCTGAAGTTCTTCGCCAATGGCCAGCAGCTCGAATGGACCCGCGATCCGGTCGATGTGTTCGCGTTCCACATCAACGTGCCCAAAGGCGCGAAGACGGTCGAGGCGGAGTTCCAGTTCCTGTCGGCGACCAAATCCGATCAGGGGCGCATCGTGATGGCGCCGTCGATGATGAACCTGCAATGGTATTCGCTGAGCCTGTATCCGGCGGGCTATTATACGCGCCGCATCCCGGTGGTGGCGATGGCGACTTATCCCGAGGGCTGGAGCGCGGCCTCGGCGGTCCCCGCCAGGAAGGAGGGATCGACCTACACCTATGACAAGGTCGATTACGAGGTTCTGGTCGATTCGCCGGTATTCGCCGGGCGCTATTATCGCGACATCAACCTTGGCGAACGCGTCGATCTCAATGTCTTCGCCGATTCGCCGGAAGAGCTCGCCGCAACGCCCGAGCAGATCGAGAAACACCGCAACCTGGTGACGCAGGCGATCAAGCTGTTCGGCGCGGAGCATTATGACCGCTACGAATTCCTGTTCGCGATTTCCGCCGAGATGGGCGGCATCGGCGTCGAGCATCATCGCAGCTCGGAGAACGGCACCGGGCTTGGCTATTTCACCAAATGGGATGAGCAGAATACCGGCCGCAACCTGCTGGCGCACGAATATACGCATAGCTGGGTCGGCAAGTATCGCCGCGGCGCCGACCAGATCACCGCCGATTTCCGCCAGCCGATGCGCAACTCGATGCTGTGGGCCTATGAAGGGCATGACCAGTTCCTCGGCTATGTGCTCGGCGCGCGCGCCGGGCTGATGACCAAGGAGGACACGCTGGAGGTTCTGGCGAGCTATGCCGCGCTCCAGGACACGCGGCCGGGGCGCAAATGGCGCTCGATTCTCGACACCACCAACGATCCGATCATCACCGCGCGCGCGCCCAAGGGCTGGCTGAGCTATCAGCGCTCGGAGGATTATTACGTCGACGGGCTGATGACCTGGATGAACGTCGACGCGATCCTGCGCGAGAAGAGCGGCGGCACCAAGTCGATCGACGATTACGACCGCGCCTTCTATGGCATGCGCGACGGCGATTATGGCGATCTGCCCTTCACGATCGACGACATCGTCAAGACGCTGAACGGCATCGTGCCCTATGACTGGCGCACGCTGTTCGACGAGCAGATCAACAAGCCCACCGAGGGCGCCCCGCTGCAGGGCTTCGAGAAGAACGGCTACAGGCTGGTCTATACCGACAAGCCCAACAAGGCGACGCCCAAGACCGGGCTCGACCTGATGTATTCGCTGGGTCTGGCGATGGGTCCGTCGGGGATCAGCCAGGTGATGTGGGATGGCCCGGCGTTCAAGGTGGGGATCGATCTGGGAGACGAGATCCTCGCGGTGAACGGCCGCGGCTATACCGCCGACCGGCTGAAGGCGGCGGTGATCGCCGCCAAGGACGGCAAGGACCCGATCAGGCTGCTGCTCAAGAGCGGCGATCATTTCCGCGAAGTGAGCATCGACTATCATGGGGGGCTGCGCTATCCGCACCTCGAAAAGATCGGGGATGGAGAGGCCGGTCTGGACAAGCTGCTCACGCCTAAATGA
- the ppa gene encoding inorganic diphosphatase, whose amino-acid sequence MRIDMIPVGDDAPNSLNVIIEVPTGGEPVKYEFDKASGALFVDRILHTPMRYPANYGFVPHTLSPDGDPLDALVISRSPFIPGCVVRARPIGVLKLEDEAGGDEKLICVPIDTTFPYYSDVGERQDLPSIVLQQIEHFFKHYKDLESEKWVRIGEWGDAEEARRIVMEAIDTAKQAKAAA is encoded by the coding sequence ATGCGTATTGATATGATCCCCGTCGGGGACGACGCGCCGAACAGCCTCAATGTGATCATCGAGGTGCCGACGGGCGGCGAGCCGGTGAAATATGAGTTCGACAAGGCGAGCGGCGCGCTGTTCGTCGATCGCATCCTGCATACGCCGATGCGCTACCCGGCGAATTACGGCTTCGTGCCGCATACCCTGTCTCCCGATGGCGACCCGCTCGACGCGCTGGTGATCTCGCGTTCGCCGTTCATCCCGGGCTGCGTCGTCCGTGCGCGGCCGATTGGCGTGCTCAAGCTCGAAGACGAAGCCGGCGGCGATGAGAAGCTGATCTGCGTGCCGATCGACACCACCTTCCCTTATTATTCGGATGTCGGCGAGCGGCAGGACCTGCCCTCGATCGTGCTCCAGCAGATCGAGCATTTCTTCAAACACTATAAGGATCTCGAATCCGAAAAGTGGGTGCGGATCGGCGAATGGGGCGATGCGGAGGAAGCGCGGCGGATCGTGATGGAAGCGATCGACACCGCCAAGCAGGCAAAGGCCGCCGCCTGA